Genomic segment of Panicum virgatum strain AP13 chromosome 2K, P.virgatum_v5, whole genome shotgun sequence:
GGGATTTGCACATTACCAACATCTAATGAATCTACGTACAGGATCTGAAAAAAAGGTGTAAGATGCAAGAAAGTAAAGAACTTACAACAAGATGTCGAAGGCAGAAAAAAAGATAAGATGCAGATAGTAAAATGACAGTGCATAAAAAAAGGGATGAGGACTTACAACAAGTAGTAAGATGCAACCCCTCACAGAATTTTGCTTGTTCATTTTTCTGGCTGCCTCCTTGAGCTGGTCAACAACAAATTGACACCAGTTCAGCTTGTTCACGCGTGTAAGGTCAAGAAGTGCTGGATAACATCTGGGGCTTATTCCCAAACCAGTGGGCGGGCACAAAAAGGTTGACACTGCAATCATCATCCATGATCTCAGAAAATCCTCATCTGCGCGCTTGTTTTGTTTGATCCTTTCCATTATTTCTTCAATCCTAGGTGCTTGCCCTTGGATAATTCCATACTTGCTGTAGATGAAGTTGATTGCATCCACATCCAACTCATATTTGACCTCGTCACCTTTGTCTGGCAAGTTTAGGATATTAGCCACAACCTTTGGTGTCACTAAAATCCTACCCCTCCCGGGGAGAACTAGTTCTGATGATTCCGGATCAAAGCACTCCGACATCAGCCAATTGGCGAAGTCCACTGGCATTGTGGTGCACGCGATCTTCAACAAGCCATCAAATTTGACATTAGCAATCATCTCGCGCTGATCCTCAGAAATGTATCTATATAGCTTGATAAGTCTAGCAGGGGGATGCCCTGTTCCTAAGGTTCTGCACACATATTATAATAAAAAGTACAAatgaaattcagaaaaaatgcCTGACGAGATGCATGAATTTGCTGTGCTGAAAAGAAATTATTGCCTAACTGTGACTTGGGGCTATTGGTGAAATAAcgtgggggagggaggggggcatACTGTATTGGATGATGTCGCACGGGCATGTCGCTGCTTCTCCGCTCTTGGCATTGTAATTGGAGTGTGTTTCAGAGAGAAAAAGCTGCGCATTACACAAAATAAAAGGGGTAAGTactggtgctggtggtggtgttAACAAATGAATAAGTGAGTAAtggtgctgctggtggtggtgtgtGCAAGCCAATGTCTAAAAAACACATGTAGTGTCTAGTTTCATTTAAAAACTGATCCATAGCAGAGCAATGTGCGGTCTAGCACTCTTTACTTGATGCATAACAGCACAGGTGTGCGCTTagaaaaaggcaaaaaaaaatcagacaaGTAACCATGCATATATACTGCatcttcagaaaaaaaaaaactgaaggcATGTTAAGATTTTAATGTCTGAAACTAAGCATTTTTAGGTTTAGTTAGCTAAAATGTCTAGACATGTTCAGATTTGTGGTGCAGGGCAATGTGCAGCCTAGTTCAGATAAGGGGAAAAAGACTAATAACTATACATGTTCAGATATAATTACCTGGATAAACACATGTTCAGACTAACTagattgccaaaaaaaaataaaaaagggccAGCACAAAAAACACAAAATCGCCACCTAAAACAATCTCAGAGCACATACACACAAATTAGCCTATAGATGCTACGGATGCATGAAGCACATACACAGAGCACATGTGGGGCCTTGGATCATGCGGGGCTAGAAAAATCACACACACATGCATCAATTTCGGTTGGGTTTGGACTGAGGCATCCAATCAGGGGGGGATCCAAGTGAGCTGCTCACCTGATTCGGGTCTGGGATTTCTGACGAACCCCCTGATGATTTGCGCTTGGATCCCGCAGATATGCTCGCTGGTTAGCTCcaccaaacaaaacaaaacaaatggATTAGGATAACCTCCGCTCGCACAAAAACCTCAGGAAATCAAAAATCGCAGAAATCAAACGCGGATGTGCTTGGACTAGGAGTGAGGAGAGGCATGGAtttgggggggaggggggatccAAGTGAGCTGCTCACCTGATTCGGGTCTGGGATTTCTGACGAACCCCCTGATGATTTGCGCTTGGATCCCGCAGATATGCTCGCTGGTGAGCTCcaccaaacaaaacaaaacaaaacaaatggATTAGGATAACCTCCGCTCGCACAAAAACCTGAGGAAATCAAAATCGCAGAAATCAAACACAGATGTGCTTGGACTAGGAGTGAGGAGAGGCATGGatttggggggaggggggcatgAACTCACCTGCACTTCCTGCGGCCTCTCGATTCCAAAATGACCTTGATGATAACCTCCACCAAAATACAACCACGAAGGAAATCAGAGAAAATCAAAAAAATCGCTGCAAGCTCGAGCGGTGAGGGGGAGTAAAATCCATCAAATCGGCGCGCGAAAAAGGAGAGAACACCTACCTGGATAGATTTGAGCTTCGATCCCCCTGGAGTGCTCTCGTGAGATCCCCAGATGAGCGGATTCGGGTGACCAAAATGTCCCAAacggaagagagagaggaaccCTAGAGAGAAAAGATGAGGAGAAGAAATGAACCCAcgacagagagagagggagagagaaagggagggcAGGGAAATGAACGGGCGCGCAATTCGATGTTTTGAATGAAAAATCAACGTTACTAATGATGTGTGCGCCTGCGGGGTTAGAAGTGTGTGGGCCTGCTGGCCGCGCCGGTAGATGCAGCCGGCCGTGTGGGAGGCCGAGAATACGGCCGGCTGTTATAAAGTCTTTACCTTATATAAATACTGTAGTTTTTCTTGACTCTGCccattccttctttttttttgttgtcttCACATCCTAACATTGGCCCTTCTCCGTTTTTTTCTTGGTGTGATTAATTGGTatgtaaaaaattaaataaataataaatttgaAGCTCTTCAATATACCGACTTTGTGAACTATGTAACAGAGTGGCACTACGTAGCTACATGAACATACTTGAAATCTCCACGACTTAATTTATGCGCATATATAATATATTCTGTTTATGCTCCTATCTTTGATAAATATGAGTGTACTTTGACTAGCCTTGTTGCGGGTCTATTtctgcgcggcaacgccgcgcatTGTTCTAGTTCGGTTGGAAAGCGCGTGTGCAGCCGAAGAAGAGTGGGCCGGCTCGCCTTGCCTCTTCCCCGCGTAGAATAAATGTCACCTCGAGTTGCCTCATCCCTTCCGGCCTCGCCCGCCGTGCGCCACCCGCTGGGCTtgaccatgccgccgccgcgtccgcagCACGCAACACGGCGCCCTGGCGGGCATCCATCCAACTAGCACGCACATACCACGGGCAGAAACTAGTTCAATCCCAGCTGTCCGCGACCACTTAAGCCTTCGCCGGTGGTGGCACACGGAACGGCTGTGGGGCgtgcgctcgctcgctcgcgcaCCGCCTGCCTTGCGCAGCGGCTCACACCATCCGTCTGGTCCGGGCCGCGGCTTTCCGGCAGCCGCGCTCCCCGAGGCCACGCTTTGCGTGCGCGCTCGTTCTCGCTCGTTCCGCCGCTGGTTGCCTcgcccgctcgctcgctcgtGTCATGTGCGCCCCTGCGCTGCCCGCTGGTGGCTGGATCCTAGCTGTCGCCCGGccggccctccgccgccgcgctccctcACGAGACCCGCGtgcgcgcgaggcggcggccgcgcgttTCGTCCAGAACCTTCCGGCTTCTCCGCCGTCCTGTTCCGGCTGGCACATGCACACGGTCAGACAACAAACGCCAATTCAGCGACCAGCAGAAATCCACGGAATAATACAGGCcctgttttcaaaaaaaaaattctacagtacccatcacaaAGAATGTTCGGATACAtacatgaagcactaaatacaattaaaaaaactaattacatagtctaattgattagcacgagatgaattttttaagcctaattagtccataattggacattatttgtcaagtaacaacaaaatgtaCTACAGCACCAAAACCAACAGCTTTTCATCAATAAAGGGCCGGTAGGATTTATCCAGCTGGCCGATGGATGTGTTTTCGCAAGAGGATTCATGCcccgtttagttctcaaaaaaatttctacagtgcCCGTCACATCGATTGTTTAttacattaaatgtagttaaaaaataactaattatatagtctaactgattagcatgagacgaatcttttaagcttagttagtctataattggacattaattaccaaataacaatgaaagtgcTACAATGTCAAAACCCAAATATTTTtgcgaactaaacggggcctgagGGATCTCGTTCTCTCGAATGTTCCTGATGGGGGCTCTATCACATTATCACTATTAATTCTACTATACATAaattagaagaagaagaaaaaacgatGTCAGAAGATCAAGGCGGCACTATTCTGAATGTTTCTGATCCCCATTGATTTGGTTCATTTATCTCAAAGTCTACGCATCGCGCTCCTCCGTAAGCCACAAGCCGCGGCCGGCCAAAGAACAATACTACTACGCAGCTACGTCAACATCCCTAGCTGATCGATTTCTTAGTGCCCGGCCTGACAGTCGCCTGGGAAAGATTGAAGATTACGCGCGCCCAACTCGAGAGGCCGGC
This window contains:
- the LOC120694245 gene encoding uncharacterized protein LOC120694245; its protein translation is MPVRHHPIQTLGTGHPPARLIKLYRYISEDQREMIANVKFDGLLKIACTTMPVDFANWLMSECFDPESSELVLPGRGRILVTPKVVANILNLPDKGDEVKYELDVDAINFIYSKYGIIQGQAPRIEEIMERIKQNKRADEDFLRSWMMIAVSTFLCPPTGLGISPRCYPALLDLTRVNKLNWCQFVVDQLKEAARKMNKQNSVRGCILLLVILYVDSLDVGNVQIPTTKPRIAAWSRKLLDQVIKLDTNHDESFGKLKLKLSGSSVAQVSFFQMDDVNRFVALKAPPHGY